The genomic DNA GGCCTGGCCACGCCGACGGCTCTCGCGGTCTCGTCGGGGCGCGGATCCCAACTGGGCATCCTCGTCTCCGGGCCCGAGGCACTGGAGTCGACGCGGTCGATCGATACGGTCGTCCTCGACAAGACCGGCACCCTGACCACCGGCGTGATGAGCCTGACCGGAACCGAGCTCTCGCCTGAAGACTTCGATGTCCTGGCCCGATTGGAATCGCGCAGCGAACACCCGATCGCCCACGCCATCGTCGACGCCGCACCCGAGATCGTCGGGTCGGGTTCAGCGGGAGCTGCCGCGACCGGGACTGTCCCAACTGAGCCGAGCTCGATGGGATCGGCCGAGGATTCGGCCAGGGCCGCCTCGGCGAGGTCGGTCGAAACCGCGACCGGGTCATCGGTCACGGATTTCGAGAACATCGCCGGCGGCGGACTGCGGGCCACGATCGACGGCGCCGAGGTGCTCGCCGGTCGCCCTGATCTGCTCCGGGAACGCGGAATCGCGGTCGACTACCCGACCGATTCGATTCCGCGTGGGGCCACGATCGTCGCACTGGCGATCGACGGTCAGTTCCGCGGGTTGAGCTTCGTCTCCGATGGAGCCAAACCGACGGCCAAGGCGGCGATCGACGAACTGCATTCGCTGGGACTGAGCACCGTGCTCCTGACCGGGGACAATGCTCAAGCCGCCGAGGTGGTCGCCGAGGCTCTCGGGATCACCGAGGTCCGCGCGGATGTCCGCCCGGAAGGCAAGGTCTCCGTGGTCAGCGAACTGCAGGGGCAGGGCCGGGCCGTGGCCATGGTGGGCGACGGGGTCAACGACGCCGCCGCACTGGCCGGTGCCGATCTCGGCATCGCGATGGGGTCGGGCACGGATGCGGCGATGGCGGCTTCGGATGTCACCATGGTCAAGTCCGATCCACAGCAGATCCCGCAGGCGATCCGACTCTCGCGCCGAACCTTGGGGCTCATCAAGGGCAACCTGTTCTGGGCCTTCGCCTACAACACGGCAGCGATCCCGATCGCGGCGTTCGGTCTGCTCGACCCGATGATCGCCGGTGCAGCGATGGCGTTCTCGTCGGTGTTCGTCATCCTCAACAGCCTCCGCCTGCTGCGCTTCAAGTAGGCACGGCGGGGCGGACGAGCATCCACCCCTCGGGTGCGACGGAGCTGCGGCGGAACCCGACGCACTTCCACCCCTCGACCGCACAGCGGCAACCGACAAGCTGCCACTCCCTCGACCTCGAGCATCCCCCACTGAGAGCGCCATAACCCCCTGCTCCTGCACGGCTTTAAGGCGCTCTCGGTGTCTGATGCCTCAGCCGGTGTAGGAAGTGACACTCCCGCGAGGGTCTGCCGCAGGAGACCAAGACGGCGTCCGGCGTCTCAGCGCAGGACTGGGGCGTCTTACCTCATGACCGGGTAGGACTGGTTCTGGTTCTGCGTATCCTTGCGCATCACCCAGTTGAGGTAGCTCGTGAAGCCCGACACCAACACAAATGCCGCTCCGGCGTAGATGAACGCGTAGCCGAAGGCGCGGCCGTCCTGCCAAGCTCGGGTGACGATGATCGCGAGGACGAGAGTGACGATTCCGCAGACGGCGCCGACTTTGATCGCGTCCTTGTAGGACACCGTGCTGGTGGGCTTGCCGCCTGTGGACTTCTTCTTCGGGGTGTTCGTGGGCGCCATGCCGCTCATTCTACCGGTCCGACCTGAGAGCAGTCCCATCCTGTGGGCGAGATCAAATCTCGGTCGACCCCAACTGGAACTTCGATTCCACCGGCACCGAGGTGGGCCCCGCCGACCGTCCGTCCCAAGCACCCAGGTGGCCACAAGACGCCTTGAAACCGGCGGACGACACGACGGCAGGTGGATCCGACGACGGCGCTGAGCCCTCTGCGCCGATGATCAGGTGGACTACAGGCTCGGAACAGGCAAAAATAAGGATGTGCCCGTGACTGTCAGACGCGCCTCAGGGGAGGCGCTGCGCTCATTTCACTCCAGCCAGGCCCCGCCTGGCCGTGAATCATGTGCAGACACCACTGCAACGACGACCACCGCCGCAGACATCGCAGCCGTCGGCCCCGGCCCCCTCGACATTCCTCACTCGGCATCCCCCCGTTACACCCTCCGTACCGTCACCGCACTCATCCTCGCGGGGGTCATGATTCTCACCGTCACAGCATGCGGGCCCGATCGCGGGCTCAAGGTCTCCCCCGAGGGCAACCCCTCCCCCTCGCTCTTCGCCCCCAATACCGAAGCCGCCGGCCAGGCGAACGAACCGTTTTCGCTCGACGAGGTCCGCAAAGCCATCGAATCGTCCTCGGGAGTCGCCGTCACCGGCAGCGCCACGGAGACCGCCAAGGTCGTCGCCGACTGCAAAGACTGCCTGAAGTTCGCTTCTCCGTTCCTCAGCGGTGAACAGAAGTTCCAGCTGGTCACGGTGGCCAATCCCAAACAGCGGAATGAGATCATCGCCGGCGCTGTCATCAGCGAACAGAGGGGCGAGCCCCGCCTCGAGCTCATCGCCACCGGCAATCAGCTCAAGGTCAGTCCCGGCAGAAATGGGACACTGGTGGTGCAGGAGGCCATGTTCGCTGACGGGGACAAAGCATGCTGCCCCTCCGGCTGGTCGGTGCAGGTGTTCCGCCTGCACGACGGTAGGTTTGAACCAGGTCAACGCTTCACGCGGCTTAATGGAGAAACGTAATGCACATAGTTCTGGTCGAGGATGACGAGGTCATCCGCGAAACGACGCAGATCGGACTCGAACGCTTCGATTACACGGTCTCGGCATTTGCCGACGGCCGCGAGGGGTACGAGTTCGTCTCCGCCAACGGCGCCGACGTCCTGCTTCTGGATCTCATGCTGCCGACGATGAACGGTGCGTCCATCTGCCGTGCTGTGCGCGAGCGTTCGACGATCCCGATCATCATCATCTCCGCCCGTTCCGATGCCATCGACATCGTCCAGGCGCTCGAGGCCGGAGCCGACGACTACCTCACCAAACCCTTCGACATGCAGGTGCTCAACGCCCGCATCCGCGCGGTCGTCCGCCGATTCATCACCACCGGCACCGACCGGTTCGGCTATTCCCCCGCCCCCGAGACGGACGAGCATCACGAAACCGTCATCGGTCCCGGCGGCATGGTCACCGGCGACGGCATCCCCGAGGTCCTCGGCGCCAGCCCCGGAATGGACACCCGGGATCGACTGCGAGCGCAGCTCGAATCCGATGACACCTACCTCGGTGCCGGTGGGAAATTCACCACCGCCCCCGAGGCGGATGACGACGAAGAGGCGATCGGCGGCACCGGGGTTCCACCCCGCCCCAACGGCTCGCCCACAGTGGCCCAGGAGTCGTCCGGCTCCGACGGCGGGCTGGGTCCGTTCCGCACACGACTGGGATCCCTCGTCCTCGACACCGGTCGGCTGACCGTCGAGGTCGACGGGGAGGAAGTCCACCTCACCCCGACCGAGCTGCGCGTCCTCCTGCTGCTGACCGAGCAGCCCGAACACGTGTACTCCCGGGAGAAGATCGCGTTCACGGTATGGGGATACGAATGGGCCGGTGACTCCCGCGTCGTCGACGTTCACATCCAGCGCCTGCGGAAGAAGATCGGGGCGAACATGATCGAAACCGTTCGCGGATTCGGTTACCGCTTCGCAGGCTGATCGCATGTCGCTGCGCTGGAAGATCTCTCTGCTCATCGTCGCCTCGGTGATCATCGCCGTGCTGTCGTGCTCGATCGTGCTGCGCCAATCCGCGGCCCGAGCAGAGGACGACCGGATGCGTTCGACCGTGACCGAGCAGCTGACGAACGCGACGGCCATCTTCTCCGAAACCGGAGTGCTCACCCTCAATGCCCGCATCGATGATCCGGAGCTGCCCAAGGAAGCGCGCAAGTCCGCGCTCAAGGGCCAGAGCGTGACGATCCGGTCCGAGGTCGACGGTGAGGAGATCGTCTGGGCCGCCGCCCCGATCGAGGTCGGTTCGCACACCCAGGTGATCTCCGTGCGCGCCTCGACGAAGGACAGCCAAGAGCTCATCGGCCGCATCGATCAGGCGCTGCTGGTGGGCATGATCGGCTCCGCCCTCGTCGTCGGC from Brevibacterium sp. JSBI002 includes the following:
- a CDS encoding response regulator transcription factor yields the protein MHIVLVEDDEVIRETTQIGLERFDYTVSAFADGREGYEFVSANGADVLLLDLMLPTMNGASICRAVRERSTIPIIIISARSDAIDIVQALEAGADDYLTKPFDMQVLNARIRAVVRRFITTGTDRFGYSPAPETDEHHETVIGPGGMVTGDGIPEVLGASPGMDTRDRLRAQLESDDTYLGAGGKFTTAPEADDDEEAIGGTGVPPRPNGSPTVAQESSGSDGGLGPFRTRLGSLVLDTGRLTVEVDGEEVHLTPTELRVLLLLTEQPEHVYSREKIAFTVWGYEWAGDSRVVDVHIQRLRKKIGANMIETVRGFGYRFAG